The Halorussus gelatinilyticus genome contains the following window.
ATCCGGACGGGAGGCCGAGTCCGCCAGCGGGGACTCACCGCCGACGAACTACTCCACCGAACCGTTCACAGAGACAGTCCTCAGAGCGGTAGTCGCTCGATGATTCTGTCCACGAACGACGGTTCCTCGACCTCCTCGTCGGGGTCCGGAATCACGCGGTCGTCGGGCGTGATGAGCGTCCGGTGGTCGCCATCGCTGGCCGAGATGAGACCGTCCTCCTTCAGGTTGGCGAGCGCGGTCTCCAACTCGTCGATGTCGGCATCGACGTGCGAGCGGATCTCGAAGACGGTCATGCCGTCCTCGTTCCGATCGACGAGCGCGTCGAGTACCGCAACCTCGACCTCCTCGCGGTTCCGGTACTCACGCTTTGCCTTCATAGGTGGGAGTATGTCGGGCGGGGTTTTACCTTTATCTGAACGCTCGACGCCGATGGTCCAACCGCATGCTCGGGGTCACCCGCGGTCGGGAGAAGGCGAGACTATTAAGCCCCGAAGCGACACAGATGGGGTATGGAAGTCAAGTCTCGTCACCACCTCCGGAGCGACGAGGTGCGGGAGATAGAGCAACGCCTCGCCGACCGACTCGGCGTCGAGTTGGACGCCGACAGCTACGAACTCGTGGAACTGGAGGACTCGGAGTTCGAACTCGTGCTGGTGGACGGCGAACCCGCCGTGCTGTACTTCGAGGACGAACCGTTCCTGACGGTCCGGGGTGCCAACGAGTACGAACCCCAGACTCGCGTCGTCACGGTGGACGCGGGCGCGGTCTCGTTCGTCAGCGACGGCGCGGACGTGATGCGCCCCGGCATCGTGGAGGCCGACGACGACATCGCCGCGGGCGACCTCGTGGCCATCGCCGAGGAGTCCCACGGCAAGGTGCTGGCGGTCGGCCGCGCCCAGACCGACGGCGACGACATGGTGGGCGACGAGGGGAAGGTCGTCTCGTCGGTCCACCACGTCGGCGACGAACTGTACGAGTTCACGGTCTGAACCGGCCCGTCACTGCTCGCTCCTCGTTCTCTCGCCGGACCGCCTCCAGATCCATCCGCAGAGCGCCGCCAGCGCGCCGCCGAACCAGACCGCTGTTCCCACCGACAACAGCGTCTCGTCGCCGACCAGCGCGGCGAGACCGAACGACGCCGCGACTCCCGCGGGCATCGCGGCGAGCAGGGCGGCCCCCGAACGCGGCGGGGTCCCGTCGCGGAGCAGGCCGACGCCCCAGACCGGCGCGCCGACCAGCGCGAGCAGATACGCCCAGACCGAGACCGTCCAGCCGTCGGGTCGCCCCAGCCCGACGTACGCCGCCGACCCGACGCACGCGCCGACCAGTCCCGCGAAGACCGCACCGAACCCCGCGCTCGTGACGACGCTCCGCTCGCTCGCGGACCCGACGCGGTAGCCCGCGACCCCGACCGCCGCCAGCGCGAACGCGACGGGCGTGAGCGCGTCGAGGAACCCGTAGCCGAGCGGCGAGACGCCGCGGCCCGCCGCGAACGTCGCCGCCGACAGGAGCGCCCACCCGACGCCGCCCGCCGCGCCCGCGAGTCCGGCCGCGCGCAGATGCGCGGCCGACCGAACGCGCGACACGAGCCTACTCGCCGCCTCGCTCGCCGTCCGCTTCGTCGCCACCGTCCGCTTCGTCGCCGCCGACCTCCTCGTCGTCGGCCGCGTCCAGCTCGTCGTCCTCGTAGGCCTCCTCGTAGCGCTCGACCGCCATCTCGAAGCCCTCCTTCGCCAGTTCGTAGGTCTCCCGGAGGTCGGCGACCGGCGTCTCGGTCGCGTCCACGCGCAGGTCGTCGTAGTACGGCTCCATCTCGCGGTCCTCGGTCGATTCCACGAGGAGCGCCGCGCTCTGGACGTGTAGCTCCTCGCGCTTGTCGCCGCCCTCGGCGTGGCCCGCGGCGAGGGCGTCTATCAGTCGCTCGGCGAGCGGTCGGTCCTCGCCTCGGCTCGCCTCGTACTCCTCGGCGACCGCTTCGACGACCGCCTCGCCGGTCAGCAGGTTCCCGGCGACGGTGTAGCCGTCGCCCTCGACGTGTCCGTACCAGTCCTTGCACTCCTCGCCCGAGAAGGCGAAGGTGCCCGCCGAATCGACGCCGTGGAGTTGGCGCTGCGGCGCGCCCTCGTCGGCGTTGAGCAGGGCTTGCAGGGCGTCCTCGACCGCCAGCCCGTCGTCGAGATACTCGATTCCCTTCCGGCCCAACTCGACGTTGACGAGGCTCTGAGTCGCCACCGCACCGTTCTCGCTGGCGAACGGACAGAGCGTCCCGACCGCGGGCAGGCGGGTCGTCACCGCCACGCCGAATCGGGTCTGGTCGTCGCCCTCCTCGC
Protein-coding sequences here:
- a CDS encoding DUF6432 family protein codes for the protein MKAKREYRNREEVEVAVLDALVDRNEDGMTVFEIRSHVDADIDELETALANLKEDGLISASDGDHRTLITPDDRVIPDPDEEVEEPSFVDRIIERLPL
- a CDS encoding DUF1028 domain-containing protein; the encoded protein is MTFSICVRETYEGEEGDDQTRFGVAVTTRLPAVGTLCPFASENGAVATQSLVNVELGRKGIEYLDDGLAVEDALQALLNADEGAPQRQLHGVDSAGTFAFSGEECKDWYGHVEGDGYTVAGNLLTGEAVVEAVAEEYEASRGEDRPLAERLIDALAAGHAEGGDKREELHVQSAALLVESTEDREMEPYYDDLRVDATETPVADLRETYELAKEGFEMAVERYEEAYEDDELDAADDEEVGGDEADGGDEADGERGGE
- a CDS encoding RNA-binding protein, whose protein sequence is MEVKSRHHLRSDEVREIEQRLADRLGVELDADSYELVELEDSEFELVLVDGEPAVLYFEDEPFLTVRGANEYEPQTRVVTVDAGAVSFVSDGADVMRPGIVEADDDIAAGDLVAIAEESHGKVLAVGRAQTDGDDMVGDEGKVVSSVHHVGDELYEFTV